The following DNA comes from Papaver somniferum cultivar HN1 chromosome 4, ASM357369v1, whole genome shotgun sequence.
ataaaattaacaaaaaattgaaatcaaaactaACCGGAGACGAAAGGAATATTAATCGTCACTTTAATAAACTAAATCGTATCGTTTTGAATGGACTACCTTCGTTTTCAACGTTGAATAACAGATCCATACGAGGAAATAATTAAAAAGTTAAGAATCCTAATATTGATTAAAtccatatctttttttttttcttcgctgATCTATTAATGGAATTATATCTTGTTCttctttgttgttcttcttcttcaatggaatTATATCatattcttctttgttcttcttcatgAATCTGCTCtcgatcttcttcttctaaattgaTTCACATCTGAAAAATTGAGCTCGATAAAAATAATATGCTAGACGTGTTTTTCTGTTAGGTATTGATTGGACGGAGGGACAATTAcgatatttatgaaatacacATATATCACTTGCACGTATGCTGGACGAGAGAATAAaaaatctggtccaaaaacatgtttttggaccggCGAGTAATTGTTTTCTGATGATGGACTACAGAGTAACCGATTCTTCCCATAGTGGATTAACTAGTAATTCCTAATAGTGGTAAAGAGCAAGTGCCGGATCTCGGAAATCCAGGTGATGAAAAGTGTAGAAATATCCTAGAAGAGTAAGTGTAAGGGTAGGCTGGATATTTCCATAAATCCTAAAAACTAGGAACGGTCTTacctaaaccaaaaacaaagtaATTAGAGACCTTCAGTTAGATACTTGTCAATGAGGCCAGAGTTaaggaaagaaagagaagaaaagtttCAAGAGAATAAATGGAGGAGTTACCTATACAAATCACAGCAAACATACTTTCAAGCTTGCCTCTGGTATCAAAATTGCAATCCAGAGAAGTATGCAAAACATGGCGAAAGTTGATACCTAAACCCAAGATAGGTTTACTATACGGGGTTTCACACAGCAAGGTAACTAAAACTGAAGCACAATTCTTGTTTTCAGAACAAAACAGTGATAATGTTAATAATAATCATGTCTATCATGATTACTTCGGAAAACTTACAAAGTTAGACCACAGTTTAATCATGCCATCATCTCCCGTCTTCAAAAGTTTCATGGTTGGTTCTTGCAATGGTTTAGTTTGTTATGCCTGTTATGAAAGTTCGAGAATATGTGAAATAAAAAGAGTCTACATTTTCAATCCTGTCACTGGAAAGCAAATCCAAATTCCAATTATTAACGAATGCGACTTTAATTCTTACACAGACCATGCGATTGGGTTCGGTTACAATCGTTCAAgtaatgagtacaaggttgttagaaTTCAGCAGATAGTAGCGTCTGTTTTACCTTTTCAACCGGTAGACTATTGCCGAGATGTTGAAAGGGTTCAGGTGTATATCCTCCTGCAGGGTGGAACTGGGTGGAGAATCAAAACTAGTAGTATAATTAGAAACAGCGTTCTGTCTCAGCTGAGTGCACCTGTTTTACCATTATCGGGTATTTTTGCAGGTGGAACTCTTCATTGGATACACAAGCACGGTAGGAAACTAGAAACTATAGCTTTTGATTTGAAAAATGAAACGTTTAAAGTGCTCCCATCAATACCTTCTGTTGGTCATGGCGCTAACCATGTTGAGCTCATGGTATTGGGAGGCAATCTGTGTGCTCTGGAAGTAGTTCCAAGTAAACATGTCACGATATGGGAGTCATGTGAGTATACACGGAAACGCTGCAGGTATATTTTCTCGTTGATTAAGAACGGATACGCTTTGCGTTGGGTTACAAAGTTTAGTATTGCATGGAAAGACTACAACTTGATTGAGCCGATTGGGTTAGCACAGAGCGACAAATGTTTGTTATGGTACAATGTTGTTCTCTCTTGTTATGACCCTGAGGCTAACACTTTGAGAAAGCTGGAGGAGACTTTGAAGAAATTCATGGATGATTGTGGTCCTTCGGTATACACAACTGCTCGAGCAACTCCTCATGCGAAAAGCCTTGTTCCGCTGAAACTTGAAACCGATTCTGGAGGAAAGAgttggaaagaaaagaaaagcttcCTGTATTAAGATACTTAGATAGGATTGTTGTCGGATATACAAAAGGAT
Coding sequences within:
- the LOC113274497 gene encoding F-box/kelch-repeat protein At3g23880-like codes for the protein MEELPIQITANILSSLPLVSKLQSREVCKTWRKLIPKPKIGLLYGVSHSKVTKTEAQFLFSEQNSDNVNNNHVYHDYFGKLTKLDHSLIMPSSPVFKSFMVGSCNGLVCYACYESSRICEIKRVYIFNPVTGKQIQIPIINECDFNSYTDHAIGFGYNRSSNEYKVVRIQQIVASVLPFQPVDYCRDVERVQVYILLQGGTGWRIKTSSIIRNSVLSQLSAPVLPLSGIFAGGTLHWIHKHGRKLETIAFDLKNETFKVLPSIPSVGHGANHVELMVLGGNLCALEVVPSKHVTIWESCEYTRKRCRYIFSLIKNGYALRWVTKFSIAWKDYNLIEPIGLAQSDKCLLWYNVVLSCYDPEANTLRKLEETLKKFMDDCGPSVYTTARATPHAKSLVPLKLETDSGGKSWKEKKSFLY